A window from Salvelinus sp. IW2-2015 linkage group LG5, ASM291031v2, whole genome shotgun sequence encodes these proteins:
- the man1b1a gene encoding endoplasmic reticulum mannosyl-oligosaccharide 1,2-alpha-mannosidase, with amino-acid sequence MYPPSRKDFIALTLSDQHSRSYNNGKHRRQSCWRKWKQLSRLQRSLILFLLALLLICGLLSYPSFSEQWRGMSDRAVREDWDEDWERGLKPVPPGVNPVAGPAGGPVVGLAGVAVGPELGLAVGPGLIPEVVPEPRRPKVPSILKPPAKKRPFPNKRGPPSLQKERNVSDSLVKPAEKVPVEKVPVEKVPVEKAEEEEGEKPLVSWRGAMIEADEATEPPPSAHEKDAAVPPVPVNPEDTAPLAPVSVKPVDRLEMVREAFRHAWKGYKEFAWGHDELKPVSKSYGEWFGLGLTLIDALDTMWILGLKEEFEEARKWVETELSFSKNVDVNLFESTIRILGGLLSTYHLTGDEMFLEKAKDIGLRLMPAFKTPSKIPFSDVNIGKGTAHPPRWTSDSTLAEVTSVQLEFRELSRLTQDPQYQEVVNEVMRLVHKLPGKHDGLVPMFINTNSGQFTHKGVYTLGARADSYYEYLLKQWIQGGKTEPDLLEDYLEAIEGVKKHLLRTSGPRKLTFVGELNHNRFNPKMDHLVCFLPGTLALGAHNGLPEDHMELALQLMETCHQMYXQMETGLSPEIAHFNLQPYDGRDVDVKPADRHNLLRPETVESLFYLYRFTKDAKYRDWGWDILESFNKYTRVPSGGYTSISNVRDPVNPGPRDKMESFFLGETLKYFYLLFSDDLELLSLDKYVFNTEAHPLPIWQLPPV; translated from the exons ATGTACCCCCCATCTAGAAAGGACTTCATCGCGCTGACCCTCAGTGACCAACACAGCCGCAGCTACAACAACGGAAAGCACCGCCGCCAGTCCTGCTGGAGG aaGTGGAAGCAGCTGTCTCGGCTGCAGCGCAGTCTCATCCTCTTCCTGCTGGCTCTGCTGCTGATATGTGGACTGCTGTCCTACCCAAGCTTCTCAGAGCAATGGAGAG gcATGTCGGACAGGGCGGTAAGGGAGGACTGGGATGAAGACTGGGAAAGGGGCCTGAAACCCGTCCCTCCAGGGGTAAACCCTGTGGCTGGCCCAGCTGGAGGTCCGGTTGTGGGCCTGGCTGGTGTAGCGGTCGGCCCAGAGTTGGGTCTAGCTGTGGGTCCAGGACTCATACCAGAGGTCGTTCCAGAACCCCGGAGGCCAAAGGTCCCCTCTATACTCAAACCTCCAGCCAAG AAGAGACCATTCCCCAACAAGAGAGGACCTCCAAGCCTGCAGAAGGAGCGGAATGTATCAGATTCACTGGTAAAACCAGCTGAGAAAGTGCCAGTGGAGAAAGTGCCAGTGGAGAAAGTGCCAGTGGAGAaagctgaagaggaggagggagagaagcctcTTGTCAG CTGGCGAGGAGCCATGATCGAGGCAGACGAGGCTACAGAACCCCCACCCTCTGCCCATGAGAAGGATGCCGCTGTGCCTCCTGTGCCAGTCAACCCTGAGGACACAGCCCCACTGGCACCAG TTTCAGTGAAGCCTGTGGACAGGCTGGAGATGGTGCGAGAGGCCTTTAGGCATGCGTGGAAGGGCTATAAGGAGTTTGCCTGGGGTCATGATGAGCTCAAGCCTGTGTCTAAGTCCTACGGGGAGTGGTTTGGCCTGGGCCTGACTCTCATTGATGCTCTGGACACAATGTGGATCCTGGGACTGAAAGAAG AGTTTGAGGAGGCGAGGAAGTGGGTGGAGACTGAGTTGTCATTCTCTAAGAATGTGGACGTGAACCTGTTTGAGAGCACCATCCGGATCCTGGGAGGCCTGCTAAGCACCTACCACCTGACTGGCGACGAGATGTTCCTGGAGAAGGCT AAAGATATTGGCTTGAGGTTGATGCCTGCTTTCAAAACCCCCTCCAAGATCCCCTTCTCTGATGTGAACATTGGGAAGGGCACGGCCCACCCCCCTCGCTGGACGTCCGACAGCACCCTGGCCGAGGTCACCAGTGTCCAGCTGGAGTTCAGAGAGCTCAGCCGCCTCACCCAGGACCCGCAGTACCAG GAGGTGGTGAATGAGGTGATGAGGCTGGTCCATAAGCTGCCAGGGAAGCATGACGGCCTGGTGCCCATGTTCATCAACACCAACAGCGGCCAGTTCACTCACAAAGGAGTCTATACCCTGGGGGCCCGGGCTGACAGCTACTATGAGTACCTGCTTAAACAGTGGATCCAGGGAGGCAAGACGGAACCAGA TCTGTTGGAGGACTACCTGGAGGCAATAGAGGGGGTCAAGAAGCACCTGCTGAGAACCAGTGGCCCCAGAAAGCTGACCTTCGTAGGGGAGCTCAACCACAATCGCTTCAACCCCAAGATG gaccaCCTGGTGTGTTTCCTGCCTGGCACGCTTGCGCTGGGTGCCCACAATGGGCTGCCAGAGGATCACATGGAGCTGGCSCTGCAGCTGATGGAGACGTGCCACCAGATGTACYTCCAGATGGAGACGGGCCTGAGCCCTGAGATCGCCCACTTCAACCTGCAGCCCTACGACGGGCGAGACGTCGACGTCAAG CCTGCAGACAGACACAACCTCCTGAGACCAGAGACCGTGGAGAGTCTGTTCTACTTGTACAGGTTCACTAAGGACGCCAAATACAGAGACTGGGGCTGGGACATTCTAGAGAGCTTCAACAAATATACCAGG